Proteins encoded together in one Orrella marina window:
- the narH gene encoding nitrate reductase subunit beta, giving the protein MKVRAQIGMVLNLDKCIGCHTCSVTCKNVWTSRPGVEYAWFNNVETKPGIGYPKEWENQDRWKGGWERRSNGSIVPKQGGKWQLLMKIFANPHLPQIDDYYEPFTFDYDHLQSAPEMKHAPTARPRSLITGMRMEKIEWGPNWEELLGGEFSKRSEDSNFNGFEAAQKEMVGQFENTFMMYLPRLCEHCLNPACVASCPSGSIYKREEDGIVLIDQDKCRGWRMCVSGCPYKKIYYNWKSGKAEKCIFCYPRIEAGQPTVCSETCVGRIRYLGVLLYDADRIAEAASVEHEADLYEAQLDIFLDPNDPRVIEQARVDGIPDAWMQAARQSPVYKMAVDWKVALPLHPEYRTLPMVWYVPPLSPISAAANAGLVQANGQIPDVSQLRIPVKYLANLLTAGKTEPVVRALERMLAMRVFQRNKHVDARVDTDVLEQVGLSVAEVEDMYRYMAIANYEDRFVIPTTHREYAENAFNVRGGCGFSFGNGCSEGVTETSLFGSEKKRTIPIKVEA; this is encoded by the coding sequence ATGAAAGTTCGTGCACAGATCGGCATGGTGCTCAATCTGGACAAGTGCATCGGGTGCCACACCTGTTCGGTGACCTGCAAGAACGTCTGGACCAGCCGTCCAGGCGTCGAGTATGCATGGTTCAACAACGTCGAGACCAAGCCGGGTATCGGCTACCCCAAAGAGTGGGAGAATCAGGACCGCTGGAAGGGTGGCTGGGAACGGCGCTCCAACGGAAGCATCGTCCCGAAGCAAGGTGGCAAGTGGCAGTTGCTCATGAAAATCTTTGCCAATCCTCACCTGCCACAGATTGACGACTACTACGAGCCGTTCACGTTCGATTACGACCATCTTCAGTCTGCACCGGAGATGAAACATGCACCGACAGCCCGGCCACGCTCACTGATCACCGGCATGCGCATGGAGAAGATCGAGTGGGGTCCGAACTGGGAAGAGCTGCTGGGTGGCGAGTTCAGCAAGCGCAGTGAAGACAGTAACTTCAATGGATTTGAAGCCGCGCAGAAAGAGATGGTCGGCCAGTTTGAGAACACCTTCATGATGTACTTGCCGCGGCTGTGCGAGCACTGTCTGAATCCGGCCTGTGTTGCTTCCTGCCCGTCCGGTTCCATCTACAAGCGCGAAGAAGACGGAATCGTGCTGATCGACCAGGACAAGTGCCGCGGCTGGCGCATGTGCGTGAGCGGCTGCCCGTACAAGAAGATTTACTACAACTGGAAAAGTGGCAAGGCGGAGAAGTGCATTTTCTGCTACCCAAGGATAGAGGCAGGTCAGCCAACGGTCTGCTCGGAAACGTGCGTCGGACGCATCCGGTATCTCGGCGTACTACTCTATGACGCGGACCGCATCGCCGAGGCAGCCAGTGTGGAACATGAGGCCGACCTGTACGAAGCTCAGCTCGACATTTTCCTGGATCCCAATGACCCCAGGGTCATTGAGCAGGCACGTGTCGACGGCATTCCGGATGCGTGGATGCAGGCTGCTCGCCAGAGTCCGGTCTACAAGATGGCGGTTGACTGGAAAGTCGCCCTGCCACTGCACCCGGAGTACCGCACGCTGCCGATGGTCTGGTATGTACCACCACTTTCACCCATATCGGCAGCCGCCAATGCAGGACTAGTCCAAGCCAACGGGCAGATCCCCGATGTGAGCCAGTTGCGCATTCCGGTCAAGTACCTAGCAAACCTCCTGACCGCCGGGAAGACTGAACCAGTAGTGCGAGCTCTCGAACGCATGCTGGCAATGCGTGTGTTCCAGCGCAACAAGCACGTTGACGCAAGGGTGGACACCGACGTGCTTGAACAAGTCGGACTCAGTGTCGCTGAGGTCGAGGATATGTATCGCTACATGGCCATCGCAAACTACGAAGACCGTTTCGTGATTCCAACCACCCATCGCGAGTATGCAGAAAATGCTTTCAATGTCCGCGGAGGCTGTGGTTTCAGTTTTGGAAACGGATGTTCGGAAGGGGTGACCGAAACCAGTCTGTTTGGGAGTGAGAAGAAGCGGACGATACCGATCAAGGTGGAGGCCTGA